The DNA region GAGGTCCACCCGACCGAGTTCGCGCTGACCGACCTGATCGAGCAGGTCACGGCCTCGGTCGCCTGGATGCTCGGCACCAAGCGCCAGCGGCTGACGACCGACGTCGGCCCGGGCGCGGCGACGAGCGACCGGCGCCTGCTGAGCCACGTGCTCGTCAACCTGATCGCGAACGCCGTCAAGTTCACGCCCGCGGGCGGCCAGATCGACGTGCGCGCCCGCGTCGCCGATGAGTGGCTGGTGCTGACGGTCCAGGACACCGGCATCGGCATCGCCGGCGCGGACCAGCAGGCGATCTTCGAGGCGTTCCGCCAGGTCGACGGCACCGACGAGCGCGCCTTCGGCGGCGTCGGCCTGGGCCTGGCGCTGGTCAAGCGCCTGACCGACGTCCTGGGCGGCACCGTCGCGGTCACCAGCGCGATCGGCCACGGCTCGACCTTCACCGTGACCGTGCCCGCGACCGGCTCAGGCGGCGCGGCCGATGGCGTCGAGCTTGCCGGCGAGCGGTAGCCGGTAGAACCGGCGCAGCTCGACGAACATGTCGACCATGGCCCGCCGCGCCACGAACCGGCGCTCGAGCGACGCGGCGTAGCGCCGGGCGTTGTCGTTCGCGACCTGGTAGCGGTCGCGCTCGTCGGCGTCGAGGTCGGGCTCGTAGGTGCACTGCTCGAACAGCCGGGCCCGCCAGCGCGCGCTCGACGCGCTGGGCCGGCGTCCCCGGCCAGCAGGCAGGTCACGTACTTGTCGACCTCGGCCTGCAGCTCGAGCTCGAGCGCCGACACCGCCCGCGCCTGCTGCGCGCACACCGCGGCGTAGACGAAGTGCGACACGCCCTCGAGCGCGTACAGGAACGCCGGCAGGTTGCGATCGTCGAGGCCGCGCCCGGGGTCGTGGGCCGCCAGGCTGGCCAGGACCTCGCCGTCGACGAACAGCCCGAGATCGAGGCCGTCGTCGGACTCGACCACGACCAGCTGCTCGCGCGGCGCCCGGGCCAGCCCCAGCGAGGCGCGGCCGGCGGCGTCGATCAGGAACGCCTCGACCGCGAGCCCGGTCGCGACCCGGTACAGGCGCTCGAGCCCGCCCTGCAGCCGGCCCAGCACCGCGGTCGTCACTGGAGGATCGCCGCGTCGGGGTCGACCAGCACGCCCAGCGCGCGCAGCTTCTTCTCGATCCACGCGTCGCGGGTGCGCAGCCACTGCTCGTAGAGCTTCATCAGATCGGCGCTGGCGAAGTCGACCCGCCGCCGGACCTCGGCCAGCACCTCGACGAACTCCGGGAAGTTCTCGGCCAGCTCGCCGTAGACCTCGGTCAGCGAACCCGACAGCTGCCCGGCGAGCTGGGCGTAGGCGCCGCGGCCCAGCCCGACGTAGTAGTCGACGTCGACCAGCTTGCGCGACAGCGACTCGGCGAAGAACCCGGCCACGTAGAGCGAGGTGTCGCCGACCTCCTTGAGCGTCCGGACCCGCTCCGCGGGCGAGGCCACGCTGGCCTCGGCCAGGCGCAGCGCCAGCGGCGTGTCGGGCAGGCGGGCCCGGGTGAACTCGCCCATGAGCGAGACCAGGTACCAGCCCGCAGGCTCGGTCGCCTTGCAGCGGACCGCCTCGAGCGACTCGGCCAGGACCTCGTAGAAGTAGCCATCCACCGATGCGGCAGGTGTAACAGCGTCCATGATCCCGTTATCGTCGACATCCGCCCAGGTGCAAGTTCCTGTGGGACCTCAACACCTTGGAACACCTGCTGGAACCCGGTTCATCGCCGCGGCCCGTGTAGTGACCTGTCGCACCCGATTGGTCGACCACTCGCGAACGAAATCCGAGAACTAGCCCCTTGCGCGGTCGGCGACCGCGCTTAGTATGCGCCCGTTAGCACTCGCACGAGGTGAGTGCTAACAAACGAGCCCCGCCCGCACGGCGTCCGTGCGCGGGGCCACGAACCAACACGCTTTGAGGATCCAATGAACGTTCGTCCGCTGCAGGACCGGCTTCTGGTGCGCCGGGTCGAGGAACAGGAGCAGACCAAGGGTGGGATCATCATCCCCGACGCCGCCAAGGAGCGGCCGCTCGAGGGTCAGGTGATCGCCGTCGGCGCTGGCAAGCGCACCGAGGACGGCACGCTGGTCGCGCTCGACGTCAAGGCGGGTGATCGGGTGCTGTTCGGCAAGTACGCCGGCACCGAGATCAAGCTCGACGGCGTCGAGCACCTCATCCTGTCCGAGGACGAAGTCCTCGGCATCATCGGCTGAAGCAAGAGGAGTCCGGAACATGGCTGCCAAGGACATCATTTTCGACGAGCGCGCGCGCGCTGCCGTCGGCCGGGGCGTCGACGTCCTCGCCAACGCCGTCAAGGTCACCCTCGGCCCGCGCGGCCGCAACGTCGTGATCGAGAAGAGCTGGGGCTCGCCCACGGTCACCAAGGACGGCGTCACCGTCGCCAAGGAGATCGAGCTCGAGAACAAGTTCGAGAACATGGGCGCGCAGATGGTCAAGGAGGTCGCCTCCAAGACCTCTGACACCGCCGGCGACGGCACCACCACCGCCACCGTGCTGGCCCAGGCGATCTTCCGCGAGGGCGTCAAGCTGGTCGCCGCCGGGCACAACCCGATGGAGATCAAGCGCGGCATCGACGTCGCGGTCGCGACGGTCATCGACGCGCTCAAGGCGCAGTCGAAGGAGACCAAGAACCACAAGGAGATCGCTCAGGTCGGGACCATCTCGGCCAACGGCGACACCGCCATCGGCGACATGATCGCCGAGGCGATGGAGAAGGTCGGCAAGGAGGGCGTGATCACCGTCGAGGAGTCGAAGTCGCTCAACAGCGAGCTCGACGTCGTCGAGGGCATGCAGTTCGACCGGGGCTACCTGTCGCCGTACTTCGTGACCGACAGCGAGCGCATGGAGGTCGTGCTCAACGACTGCTTCGTGCTGACCCACGAGAAGAAGATCAGCAACATGAAGGAGCTGCTGCCGCTCCTCGAGCAGGTCGCCAAGAGCGGCCGGCCGCTGCTGATCATCGCCGAGGACGTCGACGGCGAGGCGCTGGCGACCCTGGTGGTCAACAAGCTGCGCGGCACGCTGCACATCTGCGCGGTCAAGGCGCCCGGCTTCGGCGACCGCCGCAAGGAGATGCTCAAGGACATCGCGGTCCTGACCGGCGGCCAGGCGGTCACCGAGGATCTCGGGCTCAAGCTCGAGGGCCTGACCATCAAGGATCTCGGCACCGCCAAGCGCGTCACGATCGACAAGGACAACACCACGATCATCGACGGGGCCGGCGCCAAGGCCGACATCGAAGGCCGGGTGAAGACGATCCGCCGGCAGATCGACGACACCACCTCGGACTACGATCGCGAGAAGCTCCAGGAGCGCCTGGCCAAGCTGGTCGGCGGCGTCGCGGTCATCCGCGTCGGCGCGGCCACCGAGGTCGAGCTCAAGGAGAAGAAGGCGCGCGTCGAGGACGCGCTGCACGCCACCCGCGCCGCGGTCGAGGAAGGCATCGTCCCCGGCGGCGGCGTCGCGCTGATCCGCGCGCTCAAGGCGCTCGAGGGCATCAAGCTCGACGAGGAGCAGCAGTTCGGCGTGGCGATCATCCGCCGCGCGATCGAGGAGCCGCTGCGTCAGATCGCGGCCAACGCCGGCATCGACGCCTCGATCGTCGTGTCGAAGGTCCGCGAGGGCCAGGGCTCGTTCGGCTTCAACGCCGCGACGCTCGAGTACGAGGACCTGCTGGCCGCCGGCGTCATCGACCCGACCAAGGTCGTGCGCACCGCGCTCCAGAACGCCGCGTCGGTGTCGGCGCTGCTGCTGACCACCGAGGCGATGATCGCCGAGCGTCCCAAGAAGGACGAGAAGGCGGCCGGCGGCGGCGGCGGCGGCGGCATGGGCGGCATGGGCGGCATGGGCGGCATGGGCGGCATGGGCGGCATGGACTTCTAGGTCCAGCCTCACACGCACGCGTCGACGCCGGCCTCGCGCCGGCGTCGGCATTTTCGGGTCGGCCCGGCCCCCGCGTCAGCGGCGGTCCTGTCCCCTGGGCGCGGCGCGGCGCCCCAACGGTCGCGGCGGCCCGGCCCCCGCGTCAGCGGCGGTCCTGTCCCCTGGGCGCGGCGCGGCGCCCCAACGGTCGCGGCCGCGGCTCAGCGGTGGTCTTGCACCCGCGGGCGCGGCGGCGCGGGCGGCGGCGCGGCCACGGTCGCGCTGGCGCCGACCGAGATCGTCACCCCACCGACGACCGCGCCGGCGACCGCACCGGCGACCGCGGCGGCGCCCGACGGCGGCGGCGGCGGCGCGGCCACGACGGTGGTCACGGTGGCGCCGGCCCCCGAGCCCAGCCAGTAACCCGGGGTCCACTGCCACGCGCCGGTGCGCCACTCCCAGTGACCGCTCGACCAGGCGTAGCCCGGCATCGGCGGCTCGCCGTAGAACTCGTCGACCGGCGCGGGCATCGGCGTGCGCACCGCGGCGCCGCGCGCGGTCAGCTGCGCGATCACCTGGGCGCGGGCGGCCTCGGCCTCGGCCTGCTGGCGGGCCCACGCGAGGTCAGCGGCGGCCCGGGCCGCCGCCAGGTCGGCGTCGGCGCGCACCCGCAGCTCGAGCTCGAGCGCGCGCTGGCGGTCGCGCAAGGTCAGATCGCCGCCGCGGGCGACCAGCTGATCGCGCACGTCGCGCCGGGTGCCGTGGCACTGGCCGGCGACCCAGCTCGCGTGGGCGCTGGCCTCGGCGGCGAGCCGGTACCGGAGGGTGCGATCGCCGCCGCGGAGCTCGAGCGACGCCACCAGCTCGCCGCGGATCGCCCGCGCGCGCTCGAGCTCGAGGGCGACCTGGCGCGCCGCCTCGGCCTGGGCCTGGGACCGCGCCTGCGCCGCGACCTCGGCCTGGGCCTGGCCCCGGGCCTGGGCCTGGTACCGCGCCTGCGCCGCGACCTCGGCGGCCCGCGCCCGGGCCTCGACGTCGCCGCCGCGGGCGATCAGCCGCGCCCGCAGATCGCTGCGGACGACGATCGCCTGGTCGCGCGCGCGGACGGCCTCCCACCGGGCGCTGTCGTCGAGCCGCGCTACCGCGAACGTCCCGACCAGGTCGCCGGCGAGCGGCGCCCGCGGCGCGAGCGCCATGGTGCAGGCGCCGGCGTTGGCCTCGGCCACCAGCAGGGTCGCGCGGCCGTGGCGGTTGCCGGCGCCGAGATCGCCGGGCGCCAGCGCGACGTCGGTCGACACCGTCGCCGCGCCCGCGGCCGCGCCCAGCGCCGCGCCGTCGACCGCGACGGTGGCCTGGGCGTCGGCGGTCGGGGTCGAGACCGTCGACGTCGCGGCCACCTGCCCCACCACCGCCTGGCCGACGACGCCACCGATCGCCGCCGCGGTCCGCTGGGCCCGCTCGCGCTCGGCCCGGAGCTCCGCCAGCCGCCGCGCGCGGTATGCCTCGAAGTCCTCGCCGACCACGCCCTGCGCCACGGTGGCGCCGCACTGGATCGTCCAGTCGATCTCGGTCGCCTGAGGCAGCCACACGTCGAAGTCGACCCGGTAGGTCGAGTCGCGGGCGTCGGGGGCCAGCGCGACCGCCGCGGCCATGCCGGCCACCGCCCCGCCGCCAGGGCCGACCGCAGGGGCGGTCCCGGTCACGACGGCCCGGGCGCTGCCCACGGGCTGGTAACGGACACCGGCGCCACAGGCGCTGGTCAGTGCGATCAACGAGACCAAGCGAAGCGAACCCATGCGGC from Myxococcales bacterium includes:
- a CDS encoding co-chaperone GroES; this encodes MNVRPLQDRLLVRRVEEQEQTKGGIIIPDAAKERPLEGQVIAVGAGKRTEDGTLVALDVKAGDRVLFGKYAGTEIKLDGVEHLILSEDEVLGIIG
- the groL gene encoding chaperonin GroEL (60 kDa chaperone family; promotes refolding of misfolded polypeptides especially under stressful conditions; forms two stacked rings of heptamers to form a barrel-shaped 14mer; ends can be capped by GroES; misfolded proteins enter the barrel where they are refolded when GroES binds), which codes for MAAKDIIFDERARAAVGRGVDVLANAVKVTLGPRGRNVVIEKSWGSPTVTKDGVTVAKEIELENKFENMGAQMVKEVASKTSDTAGDGTTTATVLAQAIFREGVKLVAAGHNPMEIKRGIDVAVATVIDALKAQSKETKNHKEIAQVGTISANGDTAIGDMIAEAMEKVGKEGVITVEESKSLNSELDVVEGMQFDRGYLSPYFVTDSERMEVVLNDCFVLTHEKKISNMKELLPLLEQVAKSGRPLLIIAEDVDGEALATLVVNKLRGTLHICAVKAPGFGDRRKEMLKDIAVLTGGQAVTEDLGLKLEGLTIKDLGTAKRVTIDKDNTTIIDGAGAKADIEGRVKTIRRQIDDTTSDYDREKLQERLAKLVGGVAVIRVGAATEVELKEKKARVEDALHATRAAVEEGIVPGGGVALIRALKALEGIKLDEEQQFGVAIIRRAIEEPLRQIAANAGIDASIVVSKVREGQGSFGFNAATLEYEDLLAAGVIDPTKVVRTALQNAASVSALLLTTEAMIAERPKKDEKAAGGGGGGGMGGMGGMGGMGGMGGMDF
- a CDS encoding YXWGXW repeat-containing protein is translated as MGSARAVVTGTAPAVGPGGGAVAGMAAAVALAPDARDSTYRVDFDVWLPQATEIDWTIQCGATVAQGVVGEDFEAYRARRLAELRAERERAQRTAAAIGGVVGQAVVGQVAATSTVSTPTADAQATVAVDGAALGAAAGAATVSTDVALAPGDLGAGNRHGRATLLVAEANAGACTMALAPRAPLAGDLVGTFAVARLDDSARWEAVRARDQAIVVRSDLRARLIARGGDVEARARAAEVAAQARYQAQARGQAQAEVAAQARSQAQAEAARQVALELERARAIRGELVASLELRGGDRTLRYRLAAEASAHASWVAGQCHGTRRDVRDQLVARGGDLTLRDRQRALELELRVRADADLAAARAAADLAWARQQAEAEAARAQVIAQLTARGAAVRTPMPAPVDEFYGEPPMPGYAWSSGHWEWRTGAWQWTPGYWLGSGAGATVTTVVAAPPPPPSGAAAVAGAVAGAVVGGVTISVGASATVAAPPPAPPRPRVQDHR